Within the Chloroflexota bacterium genome, the region CCTTTTTCGATACGGCGGTTATTGCGGCTCACGCCCTGGCCGCAAACAAGATCGAACTTCAAGATGAGTTTGTAACCTACAACAAATACTTCAATATTCCCTCCAAGCCTTTCTATGCCAACCTCTGGCTGGAGGACAAGATACTGGTAGACCTGGGCAACTATAAGTTACAGGTACTTCATACCCCGGGACACAGCTCAGGATGCATCTGTCTCTATGAGCTTAGGGAGAAGGTGCTTTTCTCCGGAGATACCGTTTTCTCTGGCGGGCTTCTTTCAGATATTGGTAGCTCGGGTAATATCAGCGACTATGTAAGTTCGTTACAGCGATTGGCTAATCTCAAAGTGGAAGCGCTTTACCCTGGACACGGGCCTATCTCTTCTGCTCCTGGAGAAGACATCAGTCGAGCGGTGGCATACGCCCGCACGATGATGGAGGAATCGAAACTACTTTTTGAAGCCCTGGCGAAGAGCGAGTCCCGACTGAAGGTCTTGAAAAAGTTTGGTAAGAAGCCTATTCAAACGGAATAACGCGCCCGGCTACAAGAGCCAGAAGTGGAGGTGGACCATCAAACTGGGAAAATTTGCACTAGGCATAGTCGGTTCACTGGCGATAGTACTCCTCGGTATTCATTTCCTCCTTCCCTCCTTTTCCCGCTCGGCTCTCTCTCTTCCTCTGTCAACGAAACTAACTGTCATCTCGCATGATGTGTTTGTGAAAGAGGGGGATTCGGGAAATTGGGAGAGGATAGCAACAGAGGCAAGCCTAAAAGAAGGGAACTGGGTGAAGACTTCCTCCAAAGGGCGGGCTGTTATCACCTTCTTCGAAGGTAGCTCCACCGAGATTGAGCCTGATACCGTTGTCTGCCTTGAAGAATTGTTCTCAACTCTCAAAGGTTCCAGCACAATAAGGCTGAATCAGCAGGCGGGCCACACATGGAGCAGCGTGGGAAGACTCTTTGACCCAGCGTCACGCTTTGAGGTAACGACGACAGCGGCTGCAGCAGTAGTGCGAGGCACACTTATTGGTATTGATGCAGAAGAAGATGGACACACTACAGTCAAGGTTTTTGCAGGCGAGGCAGGGGTCAGAGGTGAAGGGCATGAGGTAACTGTATCTGCTGGCTGGCAAACCACAGTCAACCCTGGTCAACCACCATCCCCTCCCTCCCTGATCCCTCCCCCATCACGCCAGCTCACCGTGTCTATAGGCTTATCTGCCTGGCTTCAGATAATTGACCCCCTGGGCAGAAACACCGGCATGATTCCCCCGGGGTTCGGGGTTAACCGGATCCCCTTTAGCATTACCACGATTGCCGCCGAGGAGCAAACTGTGACTATAAATGATCCTGTGGCTGGAAAATATTTCATTGCCTTTTATGCGCAGGATAATGGCTCAGTTCGAGTGACTGCCAAGGCCACTTCACAGAATGGGTTCAGTCAGCAAGAAAACCGAGAATTGGAGGTTAAGAAAGGCTGGGGTTACTACATTTCACTGGAACTGGATGTTGATGAGCAAGGGGTTATCACGTCTCTGGTTTCTGGGGAGGTTAGGGCCCTGGAGCCTGGCTTCGTCGCCGACAAGTTTTATGGCATCAAATACAGGCCTTATGACTCATGACAGTTTCCAACCGAATGCCGGAACATAAGGAGGACCAGATGTGCTTGTCTGCCAATGCCTTATTGGGATTAGGGACGAGCTAACATGTTTTCCTATCTAAAAAGCCTTCTACGAAAAGGGACGAGAAAACAAAGGAGGTTACGAAACCACTCTCTAATCCTGTTGAGCTTAGGAGTAGTTTTTGGGCTGATTGTCTTTTCCATCCAGCCCTTCAGTAGCTTCAATTGGCGGCTTAAGGATTCTCTCTTCAACTCCAGAGCACCTACACCTGACATTGTCATTGTTGCCATTGACGACGAGACCTTACAGACTTACGGAAGGCTGGGCGACTGGTCCCGTTCCCTGCACGCCCAGGCCATAGATAATTTGAAAGCAGCCCAGGCAGAGGTAATCGGCTTTGATGTGCTATTCGCCGAGCCAGCAGAGGGCGATACCGACCTGGAAGCAGCGATATCGGATGCCGAGAATGTCATCATGCCGGTTGTGGGTACTGGTCTTTTGAAGACAAAAGGAGAGGTTGTCTTCAATGATTTTGTTACCCCCACCACGGCTTTTTCCAGTGTCCCCGCCGCTCTCGGGCATGTTAACGTGCTTGTTGATGGTGACGGGACGGTACGCCGCCTCCCTGTCATCGCTAGTGATGTTTCTGGGGGAACCTATTCCTCTTTCTCCACAGCCATAGTTTCGGTGGCACGGGGCGAGCCTCCCCCCGATATCCCTACGGACAGCTCCAGGGGCATGCGCATTAATTATGTTGGTGGTCCTGGATCCTTTCCCCGCATCTCCTATAAGGACGTGATCACGGGGGATTTCGACCCACGGTTAGTTAGAGGAAAGATAGTGCTTATTGGCACAACCGCTGTAGGTAGTGGAGACTTGTTTAGCACCCCTGCCCCTGGTGGGCAAATGTATGGCGTCGAAGTACACGCAAACGCCATAGATACCATTATCACAGGTAAATTTGTTGCCGATTCCGGGGGTGGAATTACTTTGCTGGCCATCCTCCTCACGGCAGCAGTATGTGGCGTGTTTCTGCCGCGATTGACGTTGCGGAGGAGCGGCCTGCTCACCGCGGCACTCCTCGGAGCCTTCATTGGGGCTGTTATTGTGTGTTTTGGCAAAGGCTATATGCTAGACATCATTTACACCCCAATAGCACTCGCCCTCTTCTTCGTAGGCGTGGTCCTCTGCCGCGTGACCGCTGAGATGGCCGATAGGCAGGAGGTCACCGGCCTTTTCGGCAAGTATGTCTCCCCGCAGGTTGCCGGGGCTATCATTGCGATGGCTGATAAGGATGAGCTGACTCTCACTGGCGAGAAACGTGAGGTAACGGTCCTTTTTGCGGATATGCGTGGGTTTACCAAACTCAGTAGCGGACTGGAGCCTGGTAAGGTCGTTGACATACTCAACACCTACTTTTCAGTTATCATCGATTGCATCAATGCCAATGGCGGAATGGTTAATAAGTTTGCTGGTGACAACATAATGGCCATCTGGAACGCTCCCCAGAGCCAGCCAGAGCACGCTTTTCTGGCGGTCAAGGCAGCTCTTGAGAGCCAAAAAGCCATAGACGAGCTCAACCGAAAGTCAGGTCATGTTTCCCCGGTGGAATTTGGCATAGGTATCAATACTGGGGAGGCGACCGCTGGGAGCATAGGTTCCAAAGGAAGAGCGGAATACAGTGTAATTGGAGATACGGTTAACCTTGCGTCACGTATTTGCGGCGCTGCACCCGGAGGGCGAGTCTGGATAGGTTGGCAAAGTTATAAGAAAGTAAAGGAGAACGTGGTGGCAAGCCAACTCGAACCACAACACTTCAAGGGGAAAGAGGAGGCTTTTGCGGTTTATGAGGTAAGAGCCCTCGTGTGAGCCTCCTCGGCAAGAACACATAACACTGGCTATCAGGAGGAAGACAAAGATGTCATTCTTAAGCGCGTTACAGGGTGAGGAACTCACTATCTTAGAACAGTACCTCAGCCCTGTGCACTTCCCGCGCAACAGTTGCATTATGCGCGAAGGTGATCCAGGCGATGGGTGCTACATTATTGATGCCGGAACAATCCGTCTTGAGCTACAGAACGTGGAAACGGATACGGATAGTGTCCTGGGCTATTTGGAGGCAGGATCGTTTCTAGGGGAGTTCAGTTTGCTTGATGGCAGACCGCGATCTGCGACTGCTT harbors:
- a CDS encoding adenylate/guanylate cyclase domain-containing protein, which encodes MFSYLKSLLRKGTRKQRRLRNHSLILLSLGVVFGLIVFSIQPFSSFNWRLKDSLFNSRAPTPDIVIVAIDDETLQTYGRLGDWSRSLHAQAIDNLKAAQAEVIGFDVLFAEPAEGDTDLEAAISDAENVIMPVVGTGLLKTKGEVVFNDFVTPTTAFSSVPAALGHVNVLVDGDGTVRRLPVIASDVSGGTYSSFSTAIVSVARGEPPPDIPTDSSRGMRINYVGGPGSFPRISYKDVITGDFDPRLVRGKIVLIGTTAVGSGDLFSTPAPGGQMYGVEVHANAIDTIITGKFVADSGGGITLLAILLTAAVCGVFLPRLTLRRSGLLTAALLGAFIGAVIVCFGKGYMLDIIYTPIALALFFVGVVLCRVTAEMADRQEVTGLFGKYVSPQVAGAIIAMADKDELTLTGEKREVTVLFADMRGFTKLSSGLEPGKVVDILNTYFSVIIDCINANGGMVNKFAGDNIMAIWNAPQSQPEHAFLAVKAALESQKAIDELNRKSGHVSPVEFGIGINTGEATAGSIGSKGRAEYSVIGDTVNLASRICGAAPGGRVWIGWQSYKKVKENVVASQLEPQHFKGKEEAFAVYEVRALV
- a CDS encoding MBL fold metallo-hydrolase; this translates as MDGRTKDKMETSFPKELRPNIYQLPAEKPGSHVYLIKGEAKNLLIDTGVTAKFAQLASQLQKLGLGVKDIHFVILTHEHFDHIGATTFFDTAVIAAHALAANKIELQDEFVTYNKYFNIPSKPFYANLWLEDKILVDLGNYKLQVLHTPGHSSGCICLYELREKVLFSGDTVFSGGLLSDIGSSGNISDYVSSLQRLANLKVEALYPGHGPISSAPGEDISRAVAYARTMMEESKLLFEALAKSESRLKVLKKFGKKPIQTE